TGCTGTAGTAGCCGTCGTTGCTGTAGACCGGGTCGTTGGCCACGGGCTGCACATTCAGCGCAATCCATTGGCCGGGAGGGTTGGCGGTCTGCGTGGTGTAGCTGCGACCGTTGTACTCATAGGTCACGTTGTAGCCCACGGTGCGGTTCTGGTAGAAGGTCTGCGTGCTGCACTGGCGCATGTTCTGGTACTGCACCGGGCCGGAGGCTTCGGCCTGGTTGCCCAGCATGGCGCCGCCGACGACACCAGCAGCCGTGGCCGCTGCACGGCCGCCACCACCGCCGATGGCATTGCCTATCAGGCCGCCGGCAATGGCTCCGACCACGGCACCTGCACCGGTGGGGCGAGGAGCGACCGCCACCGGCTGGTCGCTGCAGACTTGCTGCGGCACGGCGACCTGCTGGGTGATGGGGGTCGAGGACAGCACGCGGCCACGTTCCTGGGCATAGGCCCCGGTGGCGGCCACGGCGGTCAAGGTCAAAACTGCCAGAGTTTTCATCAACATCTCTCCTGTCTCTGAAGCTTTAACGCATCAGATCACCAAAAAGTTTAGGGGATCTGCGTAAATTCAAGCTCTCGGCCCCGTAAAACTAGGTAAAGCAATGTGTGAATGTGAGCGGTTGCTCAGGCGCTTCGCTTCGTATTCCAGTCATCGGCCTTGAAGCCGACGGTGATTGTCCCATCGGCCCACTCCACCACGGGGCGCTTGATGGTGCTGGCGTTTTCCTGCATCACGGCGGCGGCACTGGTCGCGTCCACGGCACTGTTCCTGGTCGTGTCATCGAGCTTGCGCCAGGTCGTGCCCTGGCGGTTGAGCAGCTTTTCCCAGCCCACGGCCTGCATCCACTGGGGCAGGCGCTCGGCGGGAACGCCTTGCTTCTTGAAGTCGTGGAACTGGTAAGTAATACCTTGCTCACTGAGCCAGCTGCGTGCTTTCTTGACGGTGTCGCAGTTGGGGATGCCGTAGACGGTGGTGATCTTGCTCATGGTGTTCGGTATCGGTGAAACGGTTGGAGTCAGATGTAACGCATTTGCCAAGTGCCGGCAGCCATAGGGCCTCTGACAGTGGGTGACAATAGCGCCCAGTATGCACACCATATTTCCCACCTTGGATGCCTGGCTGGCTTATTGCGAGCGCCTGCATCCCCAGAACATCGCCCTGGGTCTGGATCGCGTGCGTGAAGTCGCACAGCGCATGGGCCTGCAATTCGACTGCCCCGTCATCACGGTGGCCGGCACCAATGGCAAGGGCTCGACCTGCGCCATGCTGGAAGCCGTGGCACTGCAGTCCGGCTATCGCCCCGGTGTCTATACCTCGCCGCATCTGGTTCACTTTGAAGAGCGCTGCCGTGTGGGCGGCGAGATCGTCAAGACCGAGGAACTGATCCCGCATTTTGAAGCAGTGGAGCAGGCCAGGGTCAAGGATGGCAAAGAGGTTGCACTCACCTACTTCGAGTTCACCACGCTGGCAATATTGCGCCTGATGAGTCTGTCCAGGCTGGATGTGGCGATTCTGGAAGTTGGCCTGGGAGGCAGGCTCGATGCCACCAACATCATCGATGCCGACTGCGCCATCATCACCAGCATCGATCTCGATCACATGGAACTGCTGGGCCCGGACCGCGAAAGCATAGGCCGCGAAAAAGCCGGCATCATGCGCGCCGGTCGTCCCGTCATCGTCAGCGACCCGGTGCCGCCGCAAAGCGTGATCGATCACGCGGCCGAAATCGGTGCCGACCTCTGGCGCTTCGGCAAGGACTTCAACTACGATGGCGACAAGCAGCAATGGGGCTGGGCCGGCCGTGGCCGCCGCTATGCGGGACTGGCCTATCCGGCGCTGCGCGGCGCCAATCAGCTGATGAATGCATCCGGCGTGCTGGCAGCCTATGAAGCCATTCGCGGCAAGCTGCCGGTGACGGCGCAGGCCGTGCGCACGGGCTTGTCCATGGTGGAGCTGCCCGGCCGCTTCCAGATCGTTCCCGGCCAGCCTACGCTGGTGCTGGATGTGGCGCACAACCCGCACTCGGTGGCGGCGCTCACGGCGAATCTCGATGCCATGGGCTACTTCCCGACCACACATGCCGTATTCGGCGCCATGGCCGACAAGGACTGGGAGCCCATGCTCACCAAGGTGGGGCCGCTGGTCGATCGCTGGTACTTTACCGACCTGCCCACGCCGCGTGCGGACTCCGCGGAAAACCTCAAGGCCAAGCTGCAGCAGTTGCAGGCCCAGGGCGTGATCCGCAAAGATGTGAGCATGCAGACCTTTGCCAATCCCCAGCAGGCCCTGGATGCAGCAGTGGCGGCCTCGGAGGCGGCTGATAGAATCGTGGTCTTTGGATCGTTCTTTACCGTGGGCGGAGTGTTGCAAAACGGCACGCCTCGTCTGAACGCCAAACACCTGACTCACTGAGTCAGCGGCCTGCCGCTCCGGCTCTTGCCGGGTGGCAGGCCTCAACAAGTCCTCACTCATGGCATTTTTCAATTTCCGTTGGCCTGGCAAAAAAGACGAAGCCGAGTCCGTGGCCGGAGCCAAGCGCCCCAGTCGCCTGGCCCAGGGCGAAAGCGTGGAAGCCATGCGGCGCCGCGCACGCCATCGCCTCATCGGGGCGGCCGTGCTGGTGCTGATCGGTGTGGTGGGCTTCCCGCTGTTGTTCGATACGCAGCCACGTCCCATCCCGGTCAATATCCCGATTGAAATTCCCGATCAGGCCAATTCGGCCCCCGAGGTCGTGCCTGGCACCCAGGTGGCGAGCCAGACGGCCTCACCGTCAGGGCGTGTTGCTGCCAATGCTTCCCTGGATGACGGCGAAGAAGTGCTTGCGCCCTCGGCCAAGCCTGCCACCCCTGCGGCTGCCGCCATTGCGCCGGCTGCTCCTGTGGTGGGGGCTGCTGTGACAGCGGCAGCCGTTGGCACTGCCGCTGTGGTGGCATCTCAGGTCAGGCCCGAGCCCAAACCAGAAGTCAAACCTCAGCCCAAGCCCGAGGTAAAGCCTGAGCGCAAGCCGGAGC
This DNA window, taken from Comamonas testosteroni TK102, encodes the following:
- a CDS encoding glycine zipper 2TM domain-containing protein, whose product is MKTLAVLTLTAVAATGAYAQERGRVLSSTPITQQVAVPQQVCSDQPVAVAPRPTGAGAVVGAIAGGLIGNAIGGGGGRAAATAAGVVGGAMLGNQAEASGPVQYQNMRQCSTQTFYQNRTVGYNVTYEYNGRSYTTQTANPPGQWIALNVQPVANDPVYSNDGYYSTQTPPQGAYSTSYPQNYDSGYYAPQPVAPTYSVGSTYSASDYVAPLLIGAAIGAGAYYATRPGHYYRPGYRPGWHGGHGGHGWRR
- a CDS encoding ArsC family reductase gives rise to the protein MSKITTVYGIPNCDTVKKARSWLSEQGITYQFHDFKKQGVPAERLPQWMQAVGWEKLLNRQGTTWRKLDDTTRNSAVDATSAAAVMQENASTIKRPVVEWADGTITVGFKADDWNTKRSA
- the folC gene encoding bifunctional tetrahydrofolate synthase/dihydrofolate synthase; protein product: MHTIFPTLDAWLAYCERLHPQNIALGLDRVREVAQRMGLQFDCPVITVAGTNGKGSTCAMLEAVALQSGYRPGVYTSPHLVHFEERCRVGGEIVKTEELIPHFEAVEQARVKDGKEVALTYFEFTTLAILRLMSLSRLDVAILEVGLGGRLDATNIIDADCAIITSIDLDHMELLGPDRESIGREKAGIMRAGRPVIVSDPVPPQSVIDHAAEIGADLWRFGKDFNYDGDKQQWGWAGRGRRYAGLAYPALRGANQLMNASGVLAAYEAIRGKLPVTAQAVRTGLSMVELPGRFQIVPGQPTLVLDVAHNPHSVAALTANLDAMGYFPTTHAVFGAMADKDWEPMLTKVGPLVDRWYFTDLPTPRADSAENLKAKLQQLQAQGVIRKDVSMQTFANPQQALDAAVAASEAADRIVVFGSFFTVGGVLQNGTPRLNAKHLTH
- a CDS encoding SPOR domain-containing protein; amino-acid sequence: MAFFNFRWPGKKDEAESVAGAKRPSRLAQGESVEAMRRRARHRLIGAAVLVLIGVVGFPLLFDTQPRPIPVNIPIEIPDQANSAPEVVPGTQVASQTASPSGRVAANASLDDGEEVLAPSAKPATPAAAAIAPAAPVVGAAVTAAAVGTAAVVASQVRPEPKPEVKPQPKPEVKPERKPEPKPEKPKAEVKPEVKPEIKKPEAKPEPKHKPEAPKVDEAARARALLEGRSTSEAAAAKEAAATNERFIVQIGAFAEVGKANEIKGKLGAGAFTQTVDTKDGKRTRVRMGPFKSREEAEKAAARAKSLGLPASVFKA